Proteins found in one Pyxidicoccus trucidator genomic segment:
- a CDS encoding zinc-dependent metalloprotease, whose protein sequence is MSHWSPHTRRAWWGAVSLALALSTGCGDTSGASTPEAPASPESVLQVELEEAFVAIPRAVSAEQQQQVSQRLAGAVDDARASFYLAIRRNELDKKWFLSAYSKQAHPGGVVYTAATTLGTRVVSFEEQNGKLFVFDVDTRKQMSDVFHPQVLVDAYPIVTDHAAFNRLPGSSQYVLIDPTAGLNRFGVVGDERGEDGVRFQVELSFAQRFRRIADGITFEQVYTGYAEVPDPDASIWWMEDNLFRTAGTLGISLRRYSEGPGYTPTPLPPREHYFRSERRIVPNTAAQVIEQVAVKWNVHPGMKPIQWHITEHVLKAQQDPRFQDFDLVGAMKRGIEGWNSVFGFPVFQVAIGDSSLSFADDDKNVVIFDTDEEMPFAMADWRTNPNTGEIRGASIYFPVTWVIVAASELGDDAALEAAHSEPEARAPFRLSWAGMRGRPLCDLDASAMRAARVSAGTPGHGQLAGLTKKQKVERLLTGLMLHEVGHTLGLRHNFYGSLAYDGSPNSPLSTTVMDYLQYEDAVYLDTPGSYDVQAVRYLYGMSPQPPTDGFCTDEDRRTDPYCNTYDRSSEPITGSVGPLYHSARDSMLNSTLPWSRFVYYFIYQIHPLLNFVRVASPEAQVTAYSLAMEGVRPPLVIPPGARADYPARADEFVRRIFARLYLDPASERGHFSANPRATPELMSLMLPDIKAILLNTDGVRSHEARRTMVDVLKAMQTLGAYAALRELRDALTASLPSLSEPERMQTEDLVARITAALSPYYR, encoded by the coding sequence ATGTCTCATTGGAGTCCTCACACGCGGCGCGCCTGGTGGGGCGCCGTCTCCCTGGCGTTGGCCCTGAGCACGGGCTGCGGCGACACCTCGGGAGCGTCCACGCCCGAAGCGCCCGCGTCCCCCGAGTCCGTCCTCCAGGTGGAATTGGAGGAGGCCTTCGTCGCCATCCCCCGCGCGGTGAGCGCCGAGCAGCAGCAGCAGGTGTCCCAGCGGCTCGCCGGCGCGGTGGATGACGCGCGAGCCAGCTTCTACCTGGCCATCCGCCGCAACGAGCTGGACAAGAAGTGGTTCCTCTCCGCGTACTCCAAGCAGGCCCACCCCGGTGGCGTGGTCTACACCGCGGCCACCACCCTGGGCACGCGGGTGGTGAGCTTCGAGGAGCAGAACGGCAAGCTCTTCGTCTTCGACGTCGACACGCGCAAGCAGATGAGCGACGTGTTCCATCCGCAGGTGCTGGTCGACGCGTACCCCATCGTCACCGACCATGCCGCGTTCAATCGCCTGCCGGGCTCCAGCCAGTACGTGCTCATCGACCCCACGGCGGGCCTCAATCGCTTCGGCGTCGTGGGGGACGAGCGTGGCGAGGACGGCGTCCGCTTCCAGGTGGAGCTGAGCTTCGCGCAGCGCTTCCGGCGCATCGCGGATGGCATCACCTTCGAGCAGGTCTACACGGGCTACGCGGAGGTGCCGGACCCTGATGCCTCCATCTGGTGGATGGAGGACAACCTCTTCCGGACCGCCGGCACCCTGGGCATCTCCCTGCGAAGGTACTCCGAGGGCCCGGGCTACACGCCCACCCCGCTGCCGCCGCGAGAGCACTACTTCCGCAGCGAGCGGCGAATCGTCCCGAACACCGCCGCCCAGGTCATCGAGCAGGTGGCGGTGAAGTGGAACGTCCACCCCGGAATGAAGCCCATTCAATGGCACATCACCGAGCATGTCCTGAAGGCGCAGCAGGACCCGCGCTTCCAGGACTTTGACCTCGTGGGCGCGATGAAGCGCGGCATCGAGGGCTGGAACTCGGTGTTCGGCTTCCCGGTGTTCCAGGTGGCCATCGGTGACAGCTCGCTGAGCTTCGCCGACGACGACAAGAACGTCGTCATCTTCGACACGGACGAGGAGATGCCCTTCGCCATGGCGGACTGGAGGACCAACCCCAACACCGGCGAGATTCGAGGGGCCAGCATCTACTTCCCGGTGACCTGGGTGATTGTCGCGGCCAGCGAGCTCGGGGATGACGCGGCCCTCGAGGCCGCCCATTCCGAGCCGGAGGCCCGCGCCCCGTTCCGTCTGTCCTGGGCCGGCATGCGGGGCCGCCCGCTGTGTGACCTGGATGCCTCGGCCATGCGCGCGGCACGGGTGAGCGCCGGGACTCCGGGCCACGGCCAGCTGGCGGGACTCACCAAGAAGCAGAAGGTGGAGCGGCTCCTCACGGGGCTGATGCTGCACGAGGTCGGCCATACGCTGGGGCTGCGGCACAACTTCTACGGCTCGCTCGCCTACGACGGCAGCCCCAACAGCCCCCTGTCCACCACGGTGATGGACTACCTCCAGTACGAGGACGCGGTCTACCTGGACACGCCGGGCTCGTATGACGTGCAGGCCGTGCGCTATCTCTATGGAATGTCGCCGCAGCCGCCCACGGATGGGTTCTGCACGGACGAGGACCGGCGCACGGACCCGTACTGCAACACGTACGACCGCTCCTCCGAGCCCATCACCGGGTCCGTCGGCCCGCTGTACCACTCGGCCCGGGACTCCATGCTGAACAGCACGCTCCCCTGGAGCCGGTTCGTCTACTACTTCATCTACCAGATACACCCCCTCCTCAACTTCGTGCGCGTCGCGTCGCCCGAGGCGCAGGTCACCGCCTATTCCCTGGCGATGGAGGGCGTCCGTCCGCCGCTGGTGATTCCCCCGGGCGCCCGGGCGGACTACCCGGCCCGCGCGGACGAGTTCGTTCGACGCATCTTCGCGCGGCTCTACCTGGACCCGGCGTCGGAGCGCGGCCACTTCTCCGCCAACCCGCGCGCGACTCCGGAGCTGATGTCGCTGATGCTCCCGGACATCAAGGCCATCCTGCTCAACACGGATGGGGTGCGCAGTCACGAGGCACGCCGCACCATGGTG
- a CDS encoding lysophospholipid acyltransferase family protein, with the protein MLRILFELMARLPERARRRVVRALMNRVWDTLANEVVEGRENIPDEPCLFICNHLSNADGFTLDRAFRPRQVSFLAGVKLQSTTMTRLASEVMETIAIKPNSPDIEAMRRAVETLKGGQPVLIFPEGARSRNGTLLEAKKGVSLIAKRAGVPVVPVALRGTEKLMPINDSDMGGERLYKADVVVRFGRPFRVEDLEAECAGADDARQALVDAMMRRVAALLPPEYRGVYAEAPAHVPGGSERERPSAPSP; encoded by the coding sequence GTGCTGCGCATTCTCTTCGAGCTGATGGCCAGGCTGCCGGAACGGGCGCGCCGCCGCGTGGTGCGCGCGCTGATGAACCGCGTCTGGGACACGCTGGCGAATGAGGTGGTGGAGGGCCGGGAGAACATTCCCGACGAGCCCTGCCTCTTCATCTGCAACCACCTGTCCAACGCGGACGGCTTCACCCTGGACCGGGCCTTCCGTCCGCGACAGGTCAGCTTCCTGGCGGGGGTGAAGCTCCAGAGCACGACGATGACGCGGCTGGCGTCGGAGGTGATGGAGACCATCGCCATCAAGCCCAACTCGCCGGACATCGAGGCGATGCGGCGGGCGGTGGAGACCCTCAAGGGCGGCCAGCCGGTGCTCATCTTCCCGGAGGGCGCGCGCAGCCGTAACGGCACGTTGCTGGAGGCGAAGAAGGGCGTGTCGCTGATTGCGAAGCGCGCGGGCGTGCCCGTGGTGCCGGTGGCGCTGCGGGGCACCGAGAAGCTGATGCCCATCAACGACTCGGACATGGGCGGGGAGCGGCTCTACAAGGCCGACGTCGTCGTGCGCTTCGGCCGGCCCTTCCGCGTGGAGGACCTGGAGGCGGAGTGCGCCGGCGCGGACGACGCGCGCCAGGCCCTGGTGGACGCGATGATGCGCCGGGTAGCGGCGCTGCTGCCGCCCGAGTACCGCGGGGTGTACGCGGAGGCGCCGGCCCACGTCCCCGGGGGCTCGGAGCGCGAGCGGCCCTCCGCGCCCTCGCCGTGA
- a CDS encoding DUF2381 family protein, giving the protein MWRPLPYRAVSLLVLLASAALAQDRESSTIRTFIVSDHPAEEAHRLAVAGQVATVLRFEQPCDATRTRLLGWEGRFEPPAVMGKLVVLVPLRDLADDERVPLLVTLTDGTELPFLVGPPREEAGPDQQVNVFRNRESYNAVLSALYDSLGRESLLRNENERFRKEETSPDHALAALLVSGDIKQTPFRLMRKWLFKEPDADLNIEAFSGKLKAAVLVTVKNHDSRRPWRLKEARLMTTPGGVMRTVAMRSTLPAIPPGEEGLLAFIVDKSAFVDAGRPTQLVLELFRHDGLRQAIVVLDHRLARE; this is encoded by the coding sequence ATGTGGCGTCCCCTTCCCTACCGGGCTGTGTCGCTCCTCGTCCTCCTGGCCTCCGCGGCGCTGGCGCAGGACCGTGAGTCCTCCACCATCAGGACGTTCATCGTTTCGGACCACCCGGCCGAGGAGGCGCACCGGCTTGCCGTGGCCGGCCAGGTCGCGACGGTGCTCCGCTTCGAGCAGCCCTGCGACGCCACGCGGACCCGGCTGCTGGGCTGGGAGGGCCGGTTCGAGCCACCTGCCGTCATGGGGAAGCTCGTGGTGCTGGTGCCGCTGCGCGACCTCGCGGACGATGAGCGCGTCCCCCTGCTGGTCACGCTCACGGATGGAACGGAGCTTCCATTCCTCGTGGGCCCGCCTCGCGAGGAGGCCGGGCCGGACCAGCAGGTGAACGTGTTCAGGAACCGCGAGAGCTACAACGCGGTGCTCTCGGCCCTGTACGACTCGCTCGGACGGGAGAGTCTCCTGAGGAACGAGAACGAGCGCTTCCGGAAGGAGGAGACGTCGCCGGACCACGCGCTGGCCGCGCTGCTGGTCTCTGGCGACATCAAGCAGACGCCGTTTCGCCTGATGCGGAAGTGGTTGTTCAAGGAGCCGGACGCCGACCTCAATATCGAGGCCTTCTCCGGCAAGTTGAAGGCCGCCGTCCTCGTCACCGTCAAGAATCACGACTCCAGGCGGCCCTGGCGCTTGAAGGAGGCCCGCCTCATGACCACGCCCGGGGGTGTGATGCGCACGGTCGCCATGCGATCGACCCTCCCCGCGATTCCACCCGGTGAAGAAGGTCTGCTCGCTTTTATCGTGGATAAGAGCGCGTTCGTGGATGCAGGCAGGCCCACGCAATTGGTGCTGGAACTCTTCCGTCACGATGGACTCCGACAGGCCATTGTCGTGCTGGATCATCGGCTCGCCCGCGAGTAG
- a CDS encoding oxidoreductase, with product MSAEATLSRTRKPVEYEVTVARVRMDTHDTATLFLDFGGTPPEYKAGQFLNIDPHQFPALGRLSAYLQEQKGRKEPQRSYSLASAPHEPLVAITIKDEEFIPGLTRYPPLLSPFLVHGRLTGARLKVLGFMGPYVLPDDVEQRTGHILHLVAGSGAVPNFAILKDALHRGLKLRHTFLFSSKTWGDVLYGEELVALEQAHPDRVRVVHTLTRETDESRFGPTVRKGRVAQALLEELIPDRDTCLVYACGPAITPWDRRKALETRTPATPRFMETVLGHLHALGIQDKRIKRETYG from the coding sequence ATGAGCGCCGAAGCCACCCTGTCCCGCACCCGGAAGCCCGTGGAGTACGAGGTCACCGTCGCCCGCGTGCGCATGGACACGCATGACACGGCCACGCTGTTCCTCGACTTCGGCGGGACGCCCCCGGAGTACAAGGCGGGGCAGTTCCTCAACATCGACCCGCACCAGTTCCCCGCGCTCGGGCGGCTGTCGGCCTACCTCCAGGAACAGAAGGGCCGCAAGGAGCCGCAGCGCTCCTACTCGCTCGCCTCCGCGCCGCACGAGCCGCTGGTGGCCATCACCATCAAAGATGAGGAGTTCATCCCCGGCCTCACCCGGTACCCGCCGCTCCTGTCCCCCTTCCTCGTGCACGGCCGGCTCACCGGCGCGCGCCTCAAGGTGCTGGGCTTCATGGGGCCGTACGTGCTGCCGGACGACGTGGAGCAGCGCACCGGGCACATCCTCCACCTGGTGGCCGGCTCCGGCGCGGTGCCCAACTTCGCCATCCTGAAGGACGCGCTCCACCGGGGCCTGAAGCTGCGCCACACCTTCCTCTTCTCCAGCAAGACGTGGGGCGACGTGCTCTACGGCGAGGAGCTGGTCGCCCTGGAGCAGGCGCACCCGGACCGCGTGCGCGTGGTGCACACCCTCACCCGTGAGACGGACGAGTCACGCTTCGGCCCCACCGTGCGCAAGGGCCGCGTGGCCCAGGCGCTGCTGGAGGAGCTGATTCCGGACCGGGACACCTGCCTCGTCTACGCGTGCGGCCCGGCGATTACGCCGTGGGACAGGCGCAAGGCGCTGGAGACGCGCACGCCCGCCACTCCGCGCTTCATGGAGACGGTGCTCGGTCACCTCCACGCGCTGGGCATCCAGGACAAGCGCATCAAGCGGGAGACGTACGGGTGA